The following are from one region of the Cyanobium gracile PCC 6307 genome:
- a CDS encoding cupin domain-containing protein: MQPSDDEPIRSVIMETAEAVVVAWHVKPGQRIAAHVHPSGQDTWTILSGQGTYQTEASGSSLAITAGDVVVAPVGCVHGVTNHGQEPLTFISVVSPADAGFEPLPDALIPTSPLSS; this comes from the coding sequence ATGCAGCCGTCCGACGATGAACCGATACGGTCGGTGATCATGGAAACGGCTGAAGCTGTAGTCGTCGCGTGGCATGTCAAGCCAGGCCAACGGATTGCTGCCCACGTTCATCCTTCCGGGCAAGACACCTGGACGATCCTCTCCGGTCAAGGCACTTATCAGACAGAGGCATCGGGTTCTTCCTTGGCCATCACAGCTGGCGATGTGGTCGTCGCTCCCGTGGGTTGTGTGCACGGTGTCACCAATCACGGTCAGGAGCCACTCACCTTCATTTCCGTTGTTTCGCCCGCCGATGCTGGGTTTGAACCTTTGCCTGACGCCTTGATCCCGACCTCTCCACTCAGCTCTTGA
- a CDS encoding CAP domain-containing protein, which translates to MLDAHQPRSLIENRALALRLVNRDRQLNGLSPLVEDALLAQAAQLHAQDMLTRRYYAHETPEGKTPTDRFSRLGGQGGVGENIMQQTGAPGVVLSYRLIEKFQKSWMYSPGHRFNLLTPSYSRFGYGIAADPFTGRVYSVQNFSH; encoded by the coding sequence GTGCTCGATGCCCACCAGCCAAGGTCGCTTATTGAGAACCGGGCATTGGCTCTTCGGTTGGTCAATCGGGATCGCCAGCTGAATGGGCTGTCCCCTTTGGTCGAAGATGCGCTCCTCGCACAAGCTGCACAACTTCACGCCCAGGATATGCTGACCCGGCGCTACTACGCCCACGAGACTCCGGAGGGAAAGACTCCGACAGACCGTTTTTCCAGGCTTGGAGGCCAGGGCGGGGTTGGAGAAAACATCATGCAGCAGACTGGGGCGCCAGGAGTTGTGCTCAGTTATCGGTTGATTGAAAAGTTTCAAAAGTCGTGGATGTACAGTCCAGGCCACCGGTTTAATCTTCTGACCCCTTCCTATTCCCGATTTGGCTATGGGATAGCGGCAGATCCATTTACTGGACGCGTCTATTCAGTCCAGAACTTCTCCCATTGA
- a CDS encoding GNAT family N-acetyltransferase, protein MIVPLFDAYRQFYGQPSEPDRVGAFLQERLAQGDSVLLIAEADGQAVGFTQLYPSFSSVSMAPIFILNDLFVRPEARRMGVARRLLEAAVHHCRGAGAIRLSLSTALTNAAAQALYASAGWERDAVFCVYHRTVHQPAPPPSHRAQQA, encoded by the coding sequence GTGATCGTTCCTCTGTTCGACGCTTATCGCCAGTTCTATGGCCAGCCGTCCGAACCGGATCGCGTCGGCGCGTTCCTGCAGGAGCGGCTGGCTCAGGGCGACTCGGTGCTGCTGATCGCCGAAGCCGATGGCCAGGCGGTGGGTTTCACCCAGCTCTATCCATCGTTCTCCTCGGTGTCGATGGCGCCGATCTTCATCCTCAACGACCTGTTCGTGCGGCCCGAAGCGCGGCGCATGGGGGTGGCCCGCCGCCTGCTGGAGGCCGCCGTGCACCACTGTCGTGGGGCCGGGGCCATCCGGCTCTCGCTGTCCACCGCCCTCACGAACGCCGCCGCCCAGGCGCTCTATGCCTCTGCCGGTTGGGAGCGCGATGCGGTGTTCTGCGTTTACCACCGCACCGTTCACCAGCCGGCGCCGCCGCCCAGCCACCGCGCCCAGCAGGCCTGA
- a CDS encoding ATP-binding cassette domain-containing protein, with protein sequence MASAIVIEGLNHHFGRGAVRRQVLFDVALEVAVGEIVLLTGPSGSGKTTLLTLIGGLRAAQGGRLRVLGRELVGATALQLTLARREHGYIFQAHNLHRSLTAAQNVRMALEMRGTLSDAEMDRRARRILESVGLGDHLDVKPDQLSGGQKQRVAVARALVGEPPLLLADEPTAALDSRSGREVVLLMQRLAREQGCTILLVTHDSRILDIADRTLSLEDGRLC encoded by the coding sequence ATGGCCAGCGCGATCGTGATCGAGGGGCTCAACCACCACTTCGGGAGGGGTGCGGTGCGGCGCCAGGTGCTGTTCGATGTGGCGCTGGAGGTGGCCGTCGGGGAGATCGTGCTGCTCACCGGCCCCTCCGGCTCGGGCAAGACCACCCTGCTGACCCTGATCGGCGGGCTGCGGGCGGCCCAGGGAGGGCGGCTGCGGGTGCTGGGGCGGGAGCTGGTGGGGGCCACGGCGCTGCAGCTCACCCTGGCCCGCCGCGAGCACGGCTACATCTTTCAGGCCCACAACCTGCACCGCAGCCTTACCGCCGCCCAGAACGTGCGCATGGCGCTGGAGATGAGGGGCACCCTCAGCGACGCGGAGATGGATCGGCGCGCACGGCGGATCCTCGAGAGCGTGGGGCTGGGGGATCACCTTGATGTCAAGCCGGACCAGCTCTCGGGCGGACAGAAGCAGCGGGTGGCGGTGGCGCGGGCCCTGGTGGGGGAGCCGCCGCTGCTGCTGGCCGATGAGCCCACCGCCGCCCTCGACAGTCGCTCCGGCCGCGAGGTGGTCCTGCTGATGCAGCGGCTGGCGCGGGAGCAGGGCTGCACGATCCTGCTGGTGACCCACGACAGCCGCATCCTCGACATCGCCGACCGCACCCTGTCGTTGGAGGATGGCCGGCTCTGCTGA
- the devC gene encoding ABC transporter permease DevC: protein MRTPLGWLQLRHDRGRFLVALAGIAFADLLMFMQLGFQAALYDSNTRLDRAFRGDVVLISPKALNLQNLSTFPRRRLLQALDVPGVVEAQGLYVRTVNWRNPQTLRSATVQVLGFDPDADVLRLPEVRAQADRLKLPDTVLFDRGARGRYGEVIARLDRGEPVTSEIERRTIAVGGLFRLGASFGADATLMASDQTFLRMFPRAKAGSISVGLLTLAPGEPVAPVVRALRRHLPDDVQVLSHADYVQFEENYWRVASPVGFIFGLGTAMAFVVGVVIVYQVLSTDVNAHLQEYATFKAMGFRQRWLLLVVVEQALILAALGFIPGVLMPLWLYAVASKATSLPIAMTLGRATTVFVLTLVMCLASGAIATRRLQAADPAELF, encoded by the coding sequence ATGAGAACCCCGCTCGGCTGGTTGCAGCTCCGCCACGACCGCGGCCGCTTCCTGGTGGCCCTCGCCGGCATCGCCTTCGCCGACCTGCTGATGTTCATGCAGCTGGGCTTCCAGGCGGCCCTCTACGACAGCAACACCCGCCTGGATCGCGCCTTCCGGGGCGATGTGGTGCTGATCAGCCCGAAGGCCCTGAACCTGCAGAACCTTTCCACCTTCCCGCGCCGCCGACTGCTGCAGGCCCTGGATGTGCCCGGGGTGGTGGAGGCCCAGGGGCTCTACGTCCGTACGGTGAACTGGCGCAATCCCCAGACGCTGCGCAGCGCCACGGTGCAGGTGCTGGGTTTTGATCCGGATGCCGATGTGCTGCGTCTGCCGGAGGTGCGGGCCCAGGCCGATCGCCTCAAGCTGCCCGACACGGTGCTCTTCGACCGGGGCGCAAGGGGCCGCTATGGCGAGGTGATCGCCCGGCTCGATCGCGGCGAGCCCGTGACCAGCGAGATCGAGCGGCGCACCATCGCCGTGGGCGGGCTGTTCCGGCTGGGGGCCTCCTTCGGGGCGGATGCCACCCTGATGGCCAGCGATCAGACGTTCCTGCGGATGTTCCCGCGGGCGAAGGCCGGCAGCATCAGCGTCGGGCTGCTCACCCTGGCGCCGGGGGAACCGGTGGCGCCGGTGGTGCGGGCGCTGCGGCGCCACCTGCCGGACGACGTGCAGGTGCTCAGCCATGCCGACTACGTGCAGTTCGAGGAGAACTACTGGCGGGTGGCCAGCCCGGTGGGCTTCATCTTCGGGCTGGGCACGGCCATGGCCTTCGTGGTGGGGGTGGTGATCGTCTACCAGGTGCTCTCCACCGATGTGAACGCCCACCTGCAGGAGTACGCCACCTTCAAGGCGATGGGCTTCCGCCAGCGCTGGCTGCTGCTGGTGGTGGTGGAGCAGGCCCTGATCCTGGCGGCCCTGGGCTTCATCCCCGGCGTGCTGATGCCGCTGTGGCTGTACGCGGTGGCGTCGAAGGCCACCAGCTTGCCGATCGCCATGACCCTGGGGCGGGCGACCACGGTGTTCGTGCTGACGCTGGTGATGTGCCTGGCCTCCGGGGCGATCGCCACCCGGCGGCTGCAGGCGGCCGATCCGGCCGAGCTCTTCTGA